The Tenrec ecaudatus isolate mTenEca1 chromosome 12, mTenEca1.hap1, whole genome shotgun sequence genomic interval ggttcccaaacataAGTGACTTACTACCCTACTTTTTCCAGGCAATCAGAGACTTGTACTGTAGcctataatccaggataaagtatatctGTCTTTGTAGCACCCCTGGATCATTTCAGTCTCAGATAGTATtacccactttgagaaacactagACTAGAATAACCCAACTAGTAAATTGGAGAGgattgtctttttaatggccacTTGAGCAAGCCTTGAGTGAGGTGACGGAATGAGTTGTAGGAATGCAATGACTACACATGGCTCTTAAGCGTATATGGGagttaacctccctggcagtaATCCCGAGTatggctcagggtaaatgtttactgtattaaagtttatcatacctggaatgtctactagagattaaaatgagtaatttcttaattacagggctacaatataaaacaaattttATGTAAAACAATGTACCTCTTTAGGTAcagaattactgacataattagaccaccagggaggttaagTACTTAGCCATCAACTACAGCAACTTTAAGAACCCTTATCCAGTTGTAGACCCCAGGGTAGGATGCTAAGGCAAGGTCAGGAGGACAAACAGCCTATGTACAAGTTCAAGTATAGTCACAGCTTCAGAGTATTATAGTGTTCAGGCTTTGGTGTCAGTATTCACATCCTAGTAGCACCACTTACTACTTCAGCCTGGTTGGGCCTACTTAAGGGGCAAGGGGAGTTTCTTCACAAAGCGGGATGGTTAATGTTCCTAATGGGGTTTGAATACTGCCTGTAAAGTACATAGCACAGTGGCAGACTCTGATGGTAGATGTTCAATTCGGTTAAGGAATAGAGATTAATTCTCCAAAGTTCCTTTGGGAGGATCCCCTCTAGTTTCAAGGGTGGTAATATTGTAGGGAAAGCACAAGAGCCCCAATTAGAACAAGGTCTAGCTACCcagaaacaaaaagtaaaatCAGGGCATGTGCTATGTACTTTCTTAGAACTCCATTGTAACCCAAAAGGGTTTGTtattctcttgactgatgctttgaTTAGGTGGGTAACCTTAAGAATAGAGAAGACCTACCCATCCACGACAATATTCCACTGCGGGAGAGAGGCTGGGTCCATGGTGGTGGTGGCCCAACAGTCATCTAAGACCAGCTTGATGTTGGGGTCAGTCCTGTTGAGGACTGTTACTTCCATGTAAATTGGTTGGCGGAGGTATTTCACCAAAGGGTACTCGCTGTCCCCATAAGGTTGCTGGTAAGAGCTATCTGGAATGGCATGAAGACCCCATCATTAAAGCAGTTGATGGATGTGTCCTAACAGCTCAAACACCACTAGTTTGTCAACATCAGAAAGTTAATTTTAGTGACAAAGTTCCTCAAAaattggggcggggtggggggggcaatgTCTCACCTGGATAAGTTTGCAGGATCAAAGCAAGTGGGCCTGGCTTCACTGAAGCCACTGGGGGAAGATGACTTTCAACGTTGCTATTGATTAGCATGTCATCACTGCTGTAATAGCAGGTCACTGTCATTCTGTAAAGGGCAAGACGGTGGGCGAGATGGACAAGGAGCACAGAAGACATTTAAGTGAGAACATTGAAACTGGGGTTTAAGAAGTCATGCAGCAATTGTGTATCTTACGCGAATTCACTGTCCCTGGAAATTTTGCTTGGAAGATCCTCCCAGAAAGCATGTATTACATTTTCATAGATGACCTTGTTGTCCTTAAACTTAGAAGTTATAGCAGGTTAGTTACCATCACCAGGTACTTCAGAGATAATTAACTCTTGCCACCTGTGAATACTAACCTCATATCTGGTTCCACATCTGTTCAAGGGTATTTGAAACTGGGCTACACCTTTAGATCGAGCCTTAAAGATTGGTTGACAGGACGAGTCTCCCACCCTGAGGGTATCCAAGTCCAGAGCTGGTTTAGTTTGGTGGCTGTAGACCTCGAACTCCATAAATCCATCTTTGGTACACAGCTTATCTGTAACTACACAAAGGTGAGGGTTCGGAGAATATCTAGTAAGTGATGGTGTCATCTACCAGTCTTAAAATAGGAGATGAAAATGATTTTCAGCCAGAGGTACCAGAATACCTtgtctattttttaaagtctGTTTAAGACAACCTGAGAAGCAGCGTGAGTTGAACCCTAAAAAACTTAAGCAAAAGGGGATgttatcagaaaaaaaatcagtctgGAGGACAGGGAAATATGTACCATTATGAGAAAAAGGCAGGTGAGAAAACTGGATACTGAGCCATCAAGAATCAAATCACTCATgagttaagatttacagccttcctTTCAAGGTTCTCAAATCTTAAATGGCTTGGAGAAAAGTAAAACAGGAATTCCTGTTTGATGTCATTTGAAAGAATCAACGGAAGCAGAGGTGCAGAGGGTAAGTCTTAGAGCAAGTGCCCACCTTCAGGTCCTCCCCTTTGAGGAATTTATAGGTATTTCGGGAAAATCTTTTAATTAGCCATGCTTGTCTAATTAGATTTGCATCCTGAATGGCTCATATCCAGGCTACTTATAACTGGAACAATGTTCAGATCTACCTACTTGTTTTATTTGTGACCTTACATGATAGTAATCTCTGGATGGCATGTTAGGTACCAGTGAGTTggtttcaacccatagcaaccctatgtacaacagaaccaaacactgcccagtcctgcatgagcccattgttgcagccactgtcaatccctgTCATtgtgtgccttcctcttttttgctgcccttctactttaccaaccacgatGTTCTTCTATAGGGACCGGTCTCAaagtatgtccaaagtaggtgagatgccacccttgcctctaaggaaaacTCCAgccatacttccaagacagatttgtctaggCTTTTAGTCCATggatttttcaatattcttcaccagcaacataatctaaatgcattgattcttcagtcttccttattccatgttcaactttcacttgTGTATAAAGTACCGTATATCCACGTGTATAagcagttttccagcacattttgatggtttttgtggtaaaattaggtgcctcggctgatattcgggtcagcttatactcaagtatataggtcattgaaaataccatggcttgagtaagacatcttagtcctgaaagtaatgTCCCCGCTTTTCAAGACCTTagaggtcttgtgccacagattACCCAAGGTGATGCATCTTTTGTTCTCTTACTGCGGATTCCATGAgtattgtgcatccaagcaagacaatccTTGACAACCACCTTTCTCTACTCATGATGGCTCCTCcctataggtccagttgtgaggatattggtcTTTGACTCAATCTATAATGAAGGCCATAATCCttggtcagcaagtgcttcaagtcttcacttttgacaagcaaggttgtatcatctgcatattgcaggttaagccttcctccaaacttaATATCACAGCTGGAAGGCATCCTGGATTGCATAAACATGAAATACTTGACTGACAGgaagatggttcaaacccatcgagACATCTCAGAAGGCCTCCTTTTCAAATGGTGTAGCCTTGAGAACTATGAATACATTCTACTCTGCACATATGGGGTCTCAGCATGAGTCGGAATCATGCATCCAGCAATTGATTTGTTTGGGGGGGTTATCTTACATATATATAGTCATAGAATGGTGCATCTAGTGTTTCCAAATTAGTGTAATCTCTTCAAACAAAGCAGTAAGATCAAAACATGAGCTAGTTCTTTTTCCTCCCACATGCTCAAGAACCAAAGGAGAAAAAGATgttggaaggggggggggggaagggttgTCTTACCTACAAAAACTGGTGAGTCACAGACACATTCAGGATGAATTACCATGGATACCATCATCCCATAAATGTGGAAAGTCAGCTTGAGTGATAAATAGAACTGAGAGGAGAGGCATTTTGCAGAAATCTGAAATGAGAGGAGAATGTTAATTAGCAGTCGCAGCATGTGTGGAGTCTCATGGAATCACTGGGGGCCACAGAAGGAAATATGCAGACTATTTGCAGGGTACACTCCAGACTTCCTATTTCCCAAACACCAGAACCAGGGAGACTCCACTTCTCCAGGTCCGGCTGCTCACCCCAGGCAGGAAATGGATTACTTGGAATTCCTCGGCCTGGCCCTAACTCACCCAGCTGCTGTATGCTACATGATCTCTGTACTGGATATTAGAGCATACATGAACATATCAACCGATCAAACTCCTGAGAGCtagagcaccccacccccactccctgccgACCCAAAGCAGCGCTTTGTTACTAATGTGCTTGCAAGACATGCATTCCCCACGTAAAACTAGTGTCCAATTGTCAGTCACATTGGCCTCCATGGGGACAGTTAGGCCCTATATTGATCCATCATTAGAAACTCCACAATTTATAGTACTCTGAATAGAAAGGCTGAGGACAATTTCCCTTGCAGAGATTAAACAGGTTTGGTAAAATCTGGGAACTCAACTTATATGAAATGATCGAATGAAGCCTTCCCAAGTGACCAACTACTACTACACCTTGGTAAGACCGCAGGAGCAAGTCAGCTAAACTAGGAGTGCCCAAAGACTGTCACAAATTAGATTGCCTCAGTTCCGTGGTTGATCATAGAACATACTTTTGTTTTGTGGTTGATCATAGAACATACTTTTGTTTTGAGTAAGTTTTTGCTGAAATGCAATCTCAAGCCGTTTGTGGTTTCTCCTTCAATCCCTTTCTCCTGCAACTGGCTCACGTCCATGCTCCTGCTTTCAGTGTTGACAGCTTTTAACTTCCCCGGAAACTCTGGTATGGTGAGAGTCATGTGTGTGGCGTTACAAGTCACGTGGTCTGGAAAGAATGACAGAAGGCTCATTGTCCTTAAGCTAGCCCAGAACAGTATCTCCCATAACCGATATTCCAGTTTCCTGGGGCTTCACCTGTTACACAAATCAATCGAGCCGAAAGGATGATCTTCCTTCCAGGACTCTCATGCAGCAGACTCAGAGGCACCATATAGAGATGAGTATTGCCTTGCTGGGAAATCAGAACAGAAGAACTTGATTACTTAAATCTCTAACCAAGGCTATAAAAAATATACactcatgtatggattgtgaaaagggttgtatgagcccctaataaaatttaaaaatacactcaAGTATTTGGCACTGATTTAACATGTAGAACGTAGGTATTTTGCCTAATGACTATTGCcaagttttaaaattttgtattcaTAGTATGTGGAAAACTAATGTACCTCCTGATGGCTACCTAGAAATCCTACAGCTGTAAGTCATGAGCAAAATCTACTGTTAAATCTCTTATGGTTATCAGAAGTTAGGAAGTGCTTACAAGACTCACTGGGAACCACAACTGTTAAAATTAATAATGTATGAGCACTTACATGACAGGCTGTAAGTGCTTTCAAAATTTATTCCTTTAATGTAGCACAGGAGTCGCTGATAACACCTtagtaggtttaggttaaggctttCTTTGCCATCATGTAGTAGATTTAAGTCTACGGGAAAGTGGAAGAGTGGGCGGAAGGAGAAACACGTCTGTTTTGCCGACCATTGTGTGTCTTTGCCGTGTTTGGCACCGAGAAGTATTATTCAGAGTTATATCACGGAGTTTTTGAAGACACGGTCGAAACCTCTGTTGGCATTCCCATACCAAGTCTACATGGTGGCAATACAAGGTTTGAACACCTACCTTATAGTGAGTTACTCCAGTGGCATTGAACAGCACTTGAAGGATGAGTTTGCCATTATCAACCAGGGCCGAATATCCTTGTTTCATGGCCTCTATAAAGGTCATATTTCGACCAGGATCCTCACCAACTGTAAAGATCCATCCCAGCAGAAGGGTTCTAGTCTAAAAGTCAAAAGCTTCACTTAGAGAACTAGTAATTCACCATACCCTGAGTTAATCAAGTTTGACCTCATAGAGTTTAACAGTTTATCAGGAGCCGAGTTAACAATGCTAATTAGATGTTGCTAAGATCTACAACAAGTGTTCTCATACCTTATTCAATCCATCAAAGGCAGGAAAACTCAGCAGAAAGGAAAACTGGAAGAAAAGGAAGTCATGATGTGAAGTTTTGATTGAGAAATTCTCAGGTCATGCATGCTACCTGCCAATATGTGGGAAACTTCCAGAGTAGCTGCTGTACGTTCTTAGAATCAAAAGGCCTGATCATAGAAAAACTATAAATCTCAACTGTACCCTTAATCATAGCATTTCATCTTTTGGTCTTAGAAGCTTAACTGGACTCATGTGGAGAGCCTTTTATAGTCTCTGGGCATCAAATACTATCTGAAGTCATTCAGTTCATTGATATCTATAAGCCAAATTGAAATAAAAGTTCCATGAAGCTATTATTGCACTATTTCATTCCTAAGTAAAAATCCTAGCACTGAC includes:
- the ZP2 gene encoding LOW QUALITY PROTEIN: zona pellucida sperm-binding protein 2 (The sequence of the model RefSeq protein was modified relative to this genomic sequence to represent the inferred CDS: substituted 1 base at 1 genomic stop codon), which produces MASSWGTDCRCRPDWLYGSWRAYTSLMLILALTTSVNSVGVPQLPTPNFQGTVSCNDDGVIVKFPENLDLKKWHASVVDALGLEIPNCIYTLDPEKAVLTVPYENCTRRVSKEYQVTMRVVDNNFSTNSEPITYQISCPAMELEEAPSEWLMGSTNCMEDFMSVSNADCLLLXMASMGKGSTLLLGWIFTVGEDPGRNMTFIEAMKQGYSALVDNGKLILQVLFNATGVTHYKQGNTHLYMVPLSLLHESPGRKIILSARLICVTDHVTCNATHMTLTIPEFPGKLKAVNTESRSMDVSQLQEKGIEGETTNGLRLHFSKNLLKTKISAKCLSSQFYLSLKLTFHIYGMMVSMVIHPECVCDSPVFVVTDKLCTKDGFMEFEVYSHQTKPALDLDTLRVGDSSCQPIFKARSKGVAQFQIPLNRCGTRYEFKDNKVIYENVIHAFWEDLPSKISRDSEFAMTVTCYYSSDDMLINSNVESHLPPVASVKPGPLALILQTYPDSSYQQPYGDSEYPLVKYLRQPIYMEVTVLNRTDPNIKLVLDDCWATTTMDPASLPQWNIVVDGCEYNLDNYQTTFHHARSSSTLPLHYQRFDVKTFAFVSGTQAFSSLVYFHCSALICSRLSPDSPLCSVTCPGSPRKRRATSTTEEKTLSLPGPILLLSDSPSLLEDFEDLKAHKTTQDVASKTVLAVAALMGVVAILSLILYLRKKRTP